A single bacterium DNA region contains:
- a CDS encoding DUF4190 domain-containing protein yields the protein MTQKCDKCGEIIKAKPIDAGRTGECPGCGAPILVSMGRDIPPALPSSLPAPVTTEVQTSGFAIASLVLGILSIVPGVYLGGIVMGILAIVFSRMAVTRIKAQPGVNGQGLATAGLVTGIIGLSLSVFVILIFGAIAGIGLAFLVAIFKALMAGMPQ from the coding sequence ATGACGCAGAAATGCGATAAGTGCGGGGAAATCATTAAGGCAAAGCCTATTGATGCCGGCCGGACTGGGGAATGTCCGGGTTGCGGTGCGCCTATCTTGGTCAGTATGGGGCGTGACATTCCTCCGGCCCTTCCGTCTTCCCTTCCTGCACCGGTCACAACTGAGGTCCAAACGAGCGGATTCGCCATCGCCAGCCTGGTGCTCGGGATACTTTCGATTGTGCCCGGTGTGTACTTGGGTGGCATCGTCATGGGTATTCTTGCCATAGTGTTCTCCAGAATGGCTGTGACGCGTATCAAGGCCCAGCCAGGTGTCAACGGTCAGGGACTTGCCACGGCAGGGCTCGTTACGGGAATTATTGGCCTCAGCTTGTCGGTTTTCGTGATCCTGATCTTTGGCGCCATTGCAGGTATTGGCTTGGCTTTCTTAGTGGCGATCTTCAAGGCGCTGATGGCTGGTATGCCCCAATGA
- a CDS encoding Hsp70 family protein, whose protein sequence is MNDTIAIDFGTMRTKLSYLDPQRNSVELMRLGQDERSFIPSIFFLGEDGRRLCGDEAAEYRDSDPQAFLRRPLKRDLQEQWVRAGNREKATPIELLSLLFAGLRNRTKEIPHFRDTLPVGLSLTIPAQYGPPAKQILAEAARNAGFTEDRISFVDEPIAAAQAWLTELGGQEEHVIVLDCGGGTLDWACLHRTDGNSFSIIPDLPPGGDNRLGGFDIDEAIYALIDDAISDKAVRAELQSKHSLVLDQIRLIKERFSRTGSGGRISIGNQHVEISSEILGDIVNKRYIVQACLTLSSYLEKVRTKINLDTPAVLLVGGSAKLRGFKEAITEQCKCNAVWWERSEYATVLGALANVTLSGGTELPNCIIQNTTSLQQSNDLSCKEIESDAYKSTTVQLEPSFIDISKERLAQKLLSLNAGKLAAGKIAVGDAISGSNIINAWSEYARAIPVSDALVQHDDTWFGTGKKGLLASASRVCLSDSSSGRWSAEWKCIRWLCAGRNKISFDQVEYCLAKEHSLILYESLDKIHKSYRTPKFYAEELLQKDFCRSLLACQLLPITSVFGQGDTAKVIIARCNNYLVDNADKFLIAVINNWVCAKYRGPLLNCIDQGRNEIRKEMCVLQAALDAISQDYQRLNEAIQPKPAVRSPWLKGGLIAAGVVGALATGNKAIALAARDYAYSETSCGVPEPITDAWQKLLLSVVAQSKTMQSIIDEQMKLIERIFGKYFPLFDGVDLPRLYSLLSIPCGCEPLALSASSKGFLANISPIDVPDGCQVLDLKMHFVSILKSPIFAAMKDGLRDQQLSGK, encoded by the coding sequence ATGAATGACACGATAGCCATTGATTTTGGAACCATGCGCACTAAACTTTCATACCTTGACCCCCAACGCAACTCCGTCGAACTTATGCGCTTGGGACAGGATGAACGTTCTTTTATTCCTTCTATATTCTTTCTAGGCGAAGACGGGCGCCGACTGTGCGGTGACGAAGCAGCTGAGTACCGTGATTCAGACCCGCAGGCTTTCTTGCGTCGCCCATTAAAAAGGGATTTGCAGGAGCAATGGGTACGCGCTGGAAATAGGGAGAAAGCAACACCGATCGAACTTCTTTCTCTACTTTTTGCGGGTCTTCGTAACCGCACAAAGGAAATTCCGCATTTTAGAGACACTTTGCCGGTCGGATTGTCCCTCACGATTCCGGCACAGTATGGACCGCCCGCTAAGCAAATCCTCGCGGAGGCAGCCCGCAATGCAGGTTTTACCGAGGATCGAATTAGCTTTGTGGATGAACCGATAGCCGCAGCCCAGGCATGGCTGACTGAGTTAGGTGGGCAAGAAGAGCATGTCATTGTTTTGGACTGTGGCGGTGGCACTTTGGATTGGGCATGCCTGCATCGTACCGATGGCAACTCTTTTTCGATTATACCTGACCTTCCGCCTGGAGGAGATAATCGACTTGGGGGATTTGACATTGACGAGGCCATCTACGCTTTAATTGACGATGCGATCAGTGATAAGGCTGTGCGGGCCGAACTTCAGTCAAAACACTCACTTGTCCTAGATCAAATTCGTTTAATTAAAGAAAGGTTTTCCCGGACTGGCTCGGGCGGAAGGATTAGTATTGGCAATCAACATGTTGAGATATCTTCTGAAATTCTTGGCGATATTGTTAACAAACGATACATCGTTCAAGCTTGCTTGACCTTGAGTTCCTATCTGGAAAAGGTTCGAACTAAAATCAATCTCGATACTCCAGCTGTACTTCTTGTTGGTGGTAGTGCGAAGTTGCGCGGATTTAAGGAAGCTATTACAGAGCAATGTAAGTGCAATGCCGTTTGGTGGGAGCGTTCTGAATATGCGACGGTGTTGGGGGCGTTAGCTAATGTGACATTGAGCGGAGGGACTGAGTTGCCGAATTGTATTATTCAAAATACTACTAGCCTTCAACAATCAAACGATCTGTCGTGTAAAGAAATAGAATCTGATGCATACAAGTCAACGACTGTTCAGTTAGAGCCAAGCTTCATTGACATTTCGAAAGAAAGGCTCGCGCAAAAACTTCTTTCGTTGAATGCAGGCAAACTGGCAGCGGGAAAAATAGCAGTTGGAGATGCCATCTCGGGTTCAAATATAATTAATGCGTGGAGTGAATATGCGCGAGCAATCCCCGTGTCAGATGCGCTCGTCCAGCATGATGATACATGGTTTGGCACTGGTAAGAAGGGATTGCTGGCGTCAGCTTCGCGAGTTTGTCTCTCGGACTCCTCTTCTGGACGATGGAGTGCTGAATGGAAATGTATTAGATGGCTTTGCGCTGGCCGAAATAAAATCAGTTTCGACCAAGTCGAATACTGCCTTGCCAAGGAACATAGTTTAATCCTGTATGAATCACTGGATAAAATTCATAAGTCTTATCGGACACCGAAATTTTATGCCGAAGAATTATTGCAAAAAGACTTTTGTCGATCTTTGCTGGCTTGTCAGTTATTGCCCATTACGTCTGTATTCGGTCAGGGCGATACGGCCAAAGTTATCATTGCACGATGTAATAATTATCTTGTTGATAATGCAGATAAATTCTTAATAGCTGTAATTAATAATTGGGTATGTGCGAAATATCGCGGTCCTCTTTTGAATTGTATTGACCAAGGGCGTAATGAAATTCGCAAGGAAATGTGCGTTTTGCAGGCCGCACTTGACGCCATTAGTCAGGACTATCAGCGCCTCAATGAGGCTATTCAGCCAAAACCAGCTGTTCGTAGCCCATGGTTGAAAGGTGGGTTGATTGCAGCGGGTGTTGTCGGAGCTTTAGCTACTGGCAATAAAGCGATAGCCCTTGCTGCTAGAGATTACGCATATAGCGAAACTTCTTGCGGAGTGCCCGAGCCCATTACGGATGCTTGGCAGAAATTGCTACTGAGTGTTGTTGCGCAAAGTAAAACGATGCAGTCGATTATCGATGAACAAATGAAATTAATCGAAAGAATATTTGGGAAATATTTCCCTTTGTTTGATGGTGTTGATCTTCCTCGTTTATATTCACTTCTCTCAATTCCTTGTGGATGTGAACCTCTTGCTCTTTCTGCCAGTTCTAAAGGATTTCTTGCGAATATATCACCAATTGATGTTCCTGATGGTTGTCAGGTTCTCGATTTAAAGATGCATTTTGTCAGCATATTGAAATCTCCCATTTTTGCTGCGATGAAAGACGGCTTACGTGACCAGCAGCTATCAGGTAAATGA
- a CDS encoding dynamin family protein has translation MANLITKDQVLDVATKFIGLAGDVKDTAAIEHVQAQIAQYRLGLFRIVVVGEVKKGKSSFINALLSEPGLLPTASDVATSTVYKLMYGTPKKIKVFPSAADIESAKTTPPPIEITEAQLPDFGTEAGNPNNTKCVDFIGMQLPHPLLKDGVAIIDTPGLGGLFRKHRDITWRYIPNADAVFFVLDSVEAVISQAEVDMLLDLRKKNPLIFFVQTKIDLVEETQWKKWRERNLQIISDKLNVPTEKLIYFPVSAKLKFAADANHSSKHLDRSGYSALIYFLYNKLLAKKEDQLGRRLLSALSVEAAGIHRKLTDSVQIAATETKEGLDNLERTFIETKTKYGQWKNSDFQNAVTTFQDKVAELKRKTRENLQEQLDPSPFSPLVSEIVSPLRGVSFDPQQMNEQADSVLASCVDKCSQIVLDVQGHYNDQMFVIVNDFSSALGKSLPVQIHTPISGGTRMHIDSLNMQFSGFEEARNSLYGGMAGAMMANIGVSILGLVFPPLAAAAGIAALVGAAVGGWKASDGLKTRRQVEALAQLEKVLSDTVRRAQSQSIRQFENIAAEYEKGVRDALRKATAEVEQEIAGKMESISEQRQRSRDEAKQKADGLRRMLEQADIVLRNLARLTSEQTELPHV, from the coding sequence ATGGCAAATCTCATTACGAAAGACCAAGTTCTGGATGTCGCTACAAAGTTTATCGGTCTTGCCGGAGATGTGAAGGATACGGCTGCAATTGAACATGTTCAGGCGCAAATTGCCCAATATAGATTAGGACTCTTCCGTATCGTGGTTGTCGGCGAGGTGAAAAAGGGTAAGTCATCATTTATCAACGCTCTGCTCAGTGAGCCCGGGCTTTTGCCAACAGCGAGCGATGTTGCTACCTCAACTGTATACAAATTAATGTATGGCACACCGAAAAAAATAAAGGTGTTTCCATCGGCCGCTGATATAGAAAGTGCCAAGACCACACCTCCGCCAATTGAAATTACTGAAGCGCAACTTCCTGACTTCGGTACAGAAGCGGGTAACCCAAACAACACAAAGTGTGTTGATTTTATCGGAATGCAGTTGCCTCATCCATTACTCAAGGACGGGGTTGCCATCATCGATACCCCGGGTCTTGGCGGCCTATTCAGGAAACACCGTGACATCACATGGCGGTACATTCCTAACGCCGACGCTGTATTCTTTGTTCTGGATTCCGTCGAAGCGGTCATTAGTCAAGCTGAAGTGGACATGCTGCTTGATCTTCGAAAGAAGAACCCGCTCATTTTCTTCGTGCAAACGAAGATTGACCTTGTCGAGGAAACTCAATGGAAGAAGTGGCGGGAACGTAATCTGCAGATCATATCTGACAAATTGAATGTGCCGACAGAAAAACTCATCTATTTCCCTGTCAGCGCGAAACTCAAATTCGCTGCTGATGCGAACCATTCATCAAAACATCTGGATCGTAGCGGATATTCGGCACTCATCTATTTCTTGTACAATAAACTACTTGCAAAAAAAGAAGACCAATTAGGGCGGCGGCTACTCTCGGCCCTTTCGGTCGAGGCTGCTGGCATACACCGCAAACTCACTGACAGTGTACAAATTGCCGCAACCGAGACTAAAGAAGGGTTGGATAATCTCGAAAGAACCTTCATCGAGACGAAGACTAAGTATGGACAGTGGAAAAATAGCGATTTCCAAAACGCCGTGACGACTTTTCAAGACAAGGTAGCGGAACTCAAACGCAAGACACGCGAAAATCTGCAGGAACAATTAGATCCTTCCCCGTTCAGTCCGCTTGTTTCTGAAATCGTGAGTCCCCTGAGAGGGGTGAGTTTTGACCCGCAGCAGATGAACGAGCAAGCGGATTCGGTTTTGGCTTCTTGCGTTGATAAGTGCTCACAGATCGTGCTGGATGTACAAGGTCACTACAACGATCAGATGTTCGTTATTGTCAATGACTTCTCGTCCGCTCTCGGCAAGAGCCTTCCCGTGCAGATTCATACTCCGATTTCTGGAGGTACGCGGATGCACATAGACAGTCTGAATATGCAGTTCAGCGGATTTGAGGAAGCGCGAAATTCACTATATGGCGGAATGGCAGGTGCAATGATGGCAAATATCGGGGTCAGCATACTCGGCCTGGTGTTTCCGCCACTGGCCGCCGCCGCCGGGATTGCAGCTCTTGTAGGTGCGGCCGTGGGTGGGTGGAAGGCCAGCGACGGTTTGAAGACCCGTCGGCAAGTGGAAGCACTTGCCCAACTCGAGAAGGTGTTATCCGATACTGTACGCCGTGCACAGTCACAGTCTATCCGTCAGTTTGAGAACATTGCCGCAGAGTACGAAAAAGGTGTTCGCGACGCACTCCGCAAGGCCACCGCGGAAGTCGAACAGGAAATTGCAGGCAAAATGGAGTCCATTTCTGAGCAGCGGCAAAGATCCCGTGATGAGGCTAAACAAAAGGCAGATGGCTTGCGCCGAATGTTGGAGCAAGCAGATATCGTTCTTCGAAATCTTGCGAGACTAACCTCTGAACAGACGGAGTTGCCGCATGTGTAA
- the lepB gene encoding signal peptidase I, whose protein sequence is MFKNNGRTRRLFDYRAVPREKRTLILASMLFGSVLSYFLLVRYVIMIGEVEGTSMLPALHDGERHLINRMVYRFRDPQPDEIVEINMPGSGDFSVKRIIASPGDVVQIKDGHVIVNGKVRVEPYLPKGMTTEGKSLGTNAFRVSDNAYFVLGDNRPISADSRTFGAVGRDQLVGRLWIW, encoded by the coding sequence ATGTTTAAAAATAATGGCAGAACACGCCGCCTGTTTGACTACAGGGCGGTGCCTCGAGAGAAAAGGACGCTTATTCTTGCCTCAATGCTGTTTGGTTCTGTCCTCAGCTATTTCCTTCTCGTACGATATGTCATTATGATTGGGGAAGTTGAAGGCACCAGCATGCTGCCCGCGCTTCATGATGGCGAACGCCATTTGATCAATAGGATGGTCTACCGCTTCCGTGACCCGCAGCCGGACGAAATTGTCGAGATCAACATGCCTGGCTCGGGGGACTTTTCCGTGAAGCGGATCATCGCCTCTCCAGGGGATGTGGTCCAGATTAAGGATGGGCATGTCATTGTGAATGGCAAGGTGCGAGTGGAACCCTATCTGCCAAAGGGGATGACCACTGAAGGGAAGTCGCTTGGCACGAATGCATTCAGGGTGTCCGACAATGCGTATTTTGTATTAGGCGACAACCGTCCCATCAGTGCCGACAGCCGTACGTTCGGGGCCGTGGGGCGCGACCAACTGGTAGGGCGTTTGTGGATCTGGTAG
- a CDS encoding dynamin family protein, producing MTALQNNTVFSYEQFDDVVKRFATSMPEFLLRHKSTAPLAFELQRLRLLESLDMRFTVAIVGQMRVGKSTLLNALIGENLAPTGVTETTATINWFRHGQGDQCHNFRVHWMDGSTSDFPLQKASEWIGTDENASKTRCLDFFADTDFLRVANVVDTPGTRSVIQAHEEATQGFLAAKLEEDTLRYGGSADAVLYVVNPVGREDDLKLLTKYGQDSRLPGASAYNSIGIIQKWDMNQEGVAANFDDWDPVGNAYKKCERLKVHLDGQVAAIIPTSGLLAIKSISTPSDILNLVVRFAQETPVNTVNRLLGDKDDFLEEASDIPLSVEQRSRIRQALKWDILPICIRLACQHKTTDGETLRARLHTASGIPALRDLLQKNLFSRARLIKASTILRKAWEPCEISLQTLRRESEMQTAMVEKGREAADAVTARCASDAGLIDAKKYIEDSLCVLERDISALTEIHREVDALKYRVTRNFELFDADIESLKVLETKRATFAPEEAVELDRLFGQQGPDLWSRLGLVVTTSDNTAAITKARERFAFWSLQKQRNYGDKAAICTHAGDILDNILNLLEAEAQ from the coding sequence ATGACTGCTTTACAGAATAATACAGTCTTCTCTTATGAGCAGTTCGATGATGTTGTAAAGCGGTTCGCAACCTCCATGCCGGAATTCCTGCTCCGGCACAAGTCAACTGCCCCGCTTGCCTTTGAACTTCAGCGGCTCCGACTTCTTGAATCATTAGATATGCGCTTTACAGTTGCTATTGTGGGGCAAATGCGCGTCGGGAAATCAACGCTGTTGAATGCGCTTATTGGGGAGAATCTTGCACCCACCGGCGTAACCGAGACTACAGCAACGATTAATTGGTTTCGGCATGGTCAGGGAGACCAATGTCACAATTTTAGAGTTCATTGGATGGATGGTAGCACCTCCGACTTTCCTCTTCAAAAAGCTTCCGAATGGATCGGCACGGACGAGAACGCGTCCAAGACTCGTTGTCTCGATTTTTTCGCCGATACGGATTTCTTGCGTGTCGCCAACGTCGTGGATACCCCTGGAACAAGAAGCGTGATCCAAGCGCATGAGGAGGCGACTCAGGGATTCCTTGCTGCGAAGTTAGAGGAAGACACACTGCGATATGGTGGAAGTGCTGACGCGGTCTTATACGTGGTGAATCCCGTAGGTCGTGAGGACGATCTTAAGTTGTTGACTAAATATGGGCAGGATTCCCGTCTGCCGGGTGCGTCAGCGTACAATAGCATCGGGATAATTCAAAAGTGGGACATGAATCAAGAGGGGGTTGCAGCCAATTTTGATGACTGGGATCCGGTTGGTAACGCCTATAAAAAGTGCGAGCGATTAAAGGTGCATCTTGACGGTCAAGTGGCGGCGATAATCCCAACGAGCGGATTACTGGCGATCAAGAGTATTAGCACACCCTCGGATATATTGAATCTGGTCGTAAGATTTGCGCAAGAAACACCGGTAAATACGGTGAACCGACTTCTCGGTGACAAAGACGACTTCCTTGAAGAAGCATCTGATATTCCGCTTTCGGTGGAGCAAAGAAGTCGAATTCGACAAGCACTCAAATGGGATATTCTCCCGATTTGTATCAGGCTTGCGTGCCAACACAAAACGACAGACGGCGAGACGCTTCGCGCCAGACTCCATACAGCCAGCGGCATCCCAGCACTCCGTGATCTGCTCCAGAAGAACTTGTTTTCTCGTGCTCGTTTGATCAAAGCCAGTACGATACTTCGAAAGGCATGGGAGCCATGTGAGATCTCGCTGCAAACCCTCCGCAGGGAATCCGAAATGCAAACTGCAATGGTGGAAAAAGGCCGTGAAGCGGCAGACGCAGTCACCGCGCGTTGTGCCAGCGATGCAGGATTAATCGACGCAAAGAAATATATAGAGGATTCGCTTTGCGTTCTAGAGCGGGATATCTCGGCCTTGACAGAAATCCATCGTGAGGTGGACGCCTTGAAATATCGAGTTACACGGAATTTTGAGCTTTTCGATGCGGACATCGAATCGTTAAAAGTACTGGAAACAAAACGTGCAACATTCGCCCCGGAAGAGGCCGTCGAACTCGACCGTCTCTTCGGGCAACAAGGTCCTGATTTGTGGTCACGCCTCGGGCTGGTCGTCACCACATCAGACAACACGGCGGCCATCACCAAGGCCAGAGAGCGCTTTGCTTTTTGGTCACTTCAGAAACAGCGCAACTACGGTGATAAGGCTGCAATTTGCACGCACGCTGGCGATATTCTGGATAATATTCTTAATCTTCTGGAGGCAGAAGCCCAATGA
- a CDS encoding M90 family metallopeptidase, translating into MFGLTHRRRQRLIAQPFQAEWTSIIQRNVPFYSRLSPEDQRELQGHIQVFLAEKRFEGCADLTISDEIRVTIATYACVLLLHRATDYYPLLITVLVYPHTFVVSRYQAGPAGQLLETDENLVGESWRHGNVVLAWDSVKHNAFDLHDGHNVVFHEFAHQLDEEDGTANGAPVLPQRGMYGAWARILGADYAELVQAAEEGKPSFLDQYGATNPAEFFAVATEAFFETPVKLRSSHPKLYAELMLDYQQDPAGR; encoded by the coding sequence GTGTTCGGGCTAACGCATAGGCGGCGACAACGGCTGATAGCGCAACCGTTTCAGGCCGAATGGACCAGTATCATTCAGCGTAACGTCCCGTTTTATAGCCGCCTGTCGCCGGAGGATCAGCGGGAGCTTCAGGGCCACATTCAAGTATTCCTGGCTGAAAAGCGGTTTGAGGGATGCGCCGATCTGACTATTTCTGATGAGATTCGGGTAACCATTGCCACGTACGCCTGCGTCCTGTTACTTCATCGCGCCACAGACTATTACCCCTTACTGATTACCGTTCTTGTATATCCCCACACCTTCGTGGTTTCACGATATCAGGCTGGACCGGCCGGTCAGCTACTTGAGACCGATGAAAACCTGGTGGGCGAAAGCTGGCGTCACGGGAACGTTGTGCTGGCGTGGGATTCTGTGAAGCACAATGCCTTTGATCTTCACGATGGGCATAATGTGGTGTTTCATGAGTTTGCCCACCAGCTTGACGAGGAGGACGGAACGGCCAATGGGGCACCCGTACTGCCTCAACGGGGCATGTATGGCGCCTGGGCCCGGATATTGGGGGCAGATTATGCCGAGTTGGTACAGGCGGCCGAGGAAGGGAAGCCTTCATTTCTTGATCAGTACGGGGCGACGAATCCGGCCGAGTTCTTTGCCGTCGCCACTGAGGCGTTCTTTGAGACGCCAGTCAAACTTCGATCCAGCCATCCCAAGTTATACGCGGAGTTGATGCTTGACTATCAGCAGGATCCGGCGGGCAGGTAA
- a CDS encoding cupin domain-containing protein produces MKSARYWIRRLQLIPHPEGGFYREVYRSDEGVGGKALPARYNGPRAFSTSIYYLLRSQDVSRFHRIASDEIWHFYAGSPLTLHVIDPQGCYQAVHLGVEGHRRQQPQQVITRGDWFAATVDNPRQYTLMGCTVAPGFDFADFELADQDTLVALCPTKSSLIKRLT; encoded by the coding sequence ATGAAATCTGCACGGTATTGGATTCGACGTCTTCAGCTCATCCCTCATCCCGAGGGCGGCTTTTATCGTGAGGTATATCGTTCCGATGAAGGGGTGGGTGGTAAAGCCCTGCCTGCCCGCTATAACGGTCCCAGAGCGTTCTCGACATCTATCTATTACCTGTTACGCAGTCAGGATGTTTCCAGGTTTCACCGTATTGCCTCCGATGAAATCTGGCATTTCTATGCGGGGAGTCCGTTGACTTTGCATGTCATTGACCCACAGGGGTGCTATCAGGCGGTTCATCTAGGCGTTGAGGGTCACCGGAGGCAACAGCCTCAACAGGTCATAACGAGAGGGGATTGGTTTGCTGCAACAGTGGATAATCCCCGGCAATACACCCTCATGGGATGTACGGTGGCCCCTGGATTTGATTTTGCGGACTTTGAGCTGGCTGATCAGGATACTCTTGTCGCCCTATGTCCCACGAAGAGCTCCCTTATCAAGCGGCTGACATGA
- a CDS encoding DUF3150 domain-containing protein, with product MSNQLLDVLTREGVLINVSIRYWRAAKKLRAEDLGLDAANVTDLISLGHKKLLPRQALQRFSLIESRAHALVEAATFPFLNGLGHFLPNQKLSETTQALRRLEQEFDAARQDFMSEYADLRVEAAREWYEAARKLVQDPDRLVATIEDAFPQPSRMDRYFGFTTDLFQIALPKRLETQLVDMAEHQGIISARQAAASESKRKITAGVDRFVQDCVASLREQTAQLCQEMLQSMRDGKAGVHQKTLNRLKGFIDQFRQLNFAGDQELDAQLEKVRSQFLGSTAEHYRDDATARTRMTEGIQRLAETARVMARQDTREVVERFGQLGVRRFNLAA from the coding sequence ATGAGCAACCAACTATTAGACGTACTGACCCGCGAAGGAGTTTTGATTAACGTCAGCATCCGTTACTGGCGCGCAGCCAAAAAGCTCCGTGCTGAAGACCTCGGCCTCGATGCCGCCAACGTCACCGACCTAATCAGCCTGGGCCACAAGAAACTACTGCCGAGGCAGGCCCTTCAGCGTTTCTCCCTGATAGAGTCGAGGGCCCACGCCCTGGTTGAAGCCGCCACCTTCCCGTTCCTGAACGGCCTGGGCCACTTCCTGCCCAACCAGAAGCTTAGCGAAACCACCCAAGCACTCAGAAGGCTCGAGCAGGAGTTCGATGCAGCGAGACAGGACTTCATGTCCGAATACGCTGATCTACGCGTAGAGGCCGCCCGGGAGTGGTACGAGGCCGCCCGGAAGCTCGTCCAGGATCCTGACCGGCTGGTAGCGACCATTGAGGACGCGTTCCCCCAGCCCTCCAGGATGGACCGATATTTCGGCTTCACCACGGATCTGTTCCAGATCGCACTACCAAAACGGCTGGAGACCCAGTTGGTGGATATGGCGGAGCATCAGGGCATAATCAGCGCCCGTCAGGCGGCCGCCTCGGAATCGAAACGTAAGATCACGGCCGGCGTTGATCGGTTTGTCCAGGACTGCGTCGCCAGTCTGAGGGAGCAAACCGCGCAGTTGTGCCAGGAGATGCTCCAGAGCATGCGTGACGGGAAGGCGGGCGTACACCAGAAGACGCTGAACCGCTTGAAGGGGTTCATTGACCAGTTCCGGCAGTTGAACTTCGCCGGTGACCAGGAACTGGATGCGCAACTGGAGAAGGTCCGGAGTCAGTTCCTCGGCAGCACTGCTGAACATTACCGGGATGACGCCACCGCCCGGACCCGTATGACGGAGGGGATCCAGCGGCTGGCGGAGACTGCGCGTGTTATGGCGCGGCAGGATACCCGCGAAGTCGTTGAGCGATTTGGCCAGTTGGGCGTAAGGCGTTTCAACCTGGCAGCATAA
- a CDS encoding HU family DNA-binding protein: MAKAMTKGQIVTAVAEATEITKKQAAEVIAALVGLAYKNAKNSFTLPGLGKLVLVNRKARMGRNPATGETIKIKAKRVVKFRVAKACKDAILG, from the coding sequence ATGGCAAAAGCAATGACGAAGGGGCAGATCGTAACCGCAGTGGCAGAGGCGACCGAAATCACCAAGAAGCAGGCCGCAGAGGTGATTGCGGCATTGGTTGGTTTGGCGTACAAGAATGCCAAGAACAGCTTCACGCTTCCCGGCTTGGGCAAGCTGGTGTTGGTGAACCGCAAGGCACGCATGGGTCGTAATCCCGCGACGGGCGAGACGATCAAGATCAAGGCTAAGCGCGTGGTGAAGTTCCGCGTTGCTAAGGCTTGCAAGGATGCGATCCTGGGTTAA
- a CDS encoding DUF72 domain-containing protein: MSGNLHLGTCSWKYDSWRGLVYSGATHPNYLAEYAQKFDCVEIDQWFWSLFGPGKVILPQPKTVAEYAAAIPPGFRFGVKMPNSLTLTHYRPKAKGDPLVTNPHFLSVDLLKAFLDQLAPLKPYLGPMMFQFEYLNRDKMPSQVEFQDRLGAFVSQLPQDYCWCVESRNPNYLNERYFNFLHANGLAHVFEQGYYMPPVPEIYQRHADQLSETTVIRLHGPDRGAIEERTGKDWNRIAEPRDADLNALAEVVKGLQKRKRDIWVFANNHFEGCALLTVDRLKQRIDE; the protein is encoded by the coding sequence ATGAGCGGTAATCTCCACCTCGGTACCTGTAGTTGGAAGTACGATTCCTGGCGCGGCCTGGTTTACTCCGGGGCCACCCACCCCAACTATCTGGCCGAGTACGCCCAAAAGTTCGACTGCGTTGAAATCGACCAATGGTTCTGGAGCCTGTTTGGGCCAGGCAAGGTCATATTGCCTCAGCCTAAAACAGTAGCCGAATACGCCGCCGCTATTCCGCCTGGATTCCGGTTCGGGGTCAAAATGCCCAATTCACTCACATTGACCCACTACCGCCCAAAGGCCAAGGGCGACCCGCTGGTCACGAATCCCCACTTCCTGTCAGTGGACCTGCTCAAGGCCTTCCTGGATCAACTTGCGCCCCTGAAACCATACTTAGGACCGATGATGTTCCAGTTCGAGTACCTGAACCGGGATAAGATGCCCTCGCAGGTGGAATTCCAGGACCGACTGGGCGCATTTGTCAGCCAATTGCCGCAGGACTACTGCTGGTGTGTCGAGTCACGCAACCCCAACTACCTGAACGAGCGATACTTCAACTTCCTCCATGCCAACGGACTGGCCCACGTGTTTGAGCAGGGCTACTACATGCCTCCGGTTCCGGAGATCTACCAGCGCCACGCAGACCAGTTGAGCGAGACCACTGTAATCCGGCTACATGGCCCAGACCGGGGAGCGATTGAGGAACGTACGGGGAAAGATTGGAACCGTATCGCCGAACCCCGGGATGCCGACCTCAACGCGCTGGCCGAGGTGGTTAAGGGTCTTCAGAAACGTAAACGTGACATCTGGGTGTTTGCCAACAACCACTTTGAGGGTTGCGCGCTACTGACCGTAGACCGGCTCAAGCAGCGGATTGATGAGTAA